A genomic window from Carassius auratus strain Wakin chromosome 19, ASM336829v1, whole genome shotgun sequence includes:
- the lypla2 gene encoding acyl-protein thioesterase 2 → MCGNNMSVPLLSEAVTVPGTEKETAVVIFLHGLGDTGHGWADAMTSIRLPYIKYICPHAPRIPVTLNMKMTMPSWFDLMGLSPGSPEDEAGIKKAAENIKAIIDHEIKNGIPSSRIILGGFSQGGALSLYTALTSQQKLAAVVGLSCWLPLHKTFPQAASGSANKDTPILQCHGEMDPMIPVQFGALTAEKLKNIVSPQKVTFRTYPGLVHSSCPQEMSAVKEFIEKQLPRV, encoded by the exons ATGTGTGGCAACAACATGTCTGTACCTCTGCTCTCTGAAGCCGTGACCGTGCCTGGGACGGAgaaggaaacggctgtg GTGATCTTCCTTCATGGCTTGGGCGACACAGG ACACGGCTGGGCTGATGCCATGACATCTATTCGACTGCCATACATCAAATACATCTGCCCGCACGC ACCCCGAATCCCTGTAACACTCAACATGAAGATGACTATGCCTTCATG gtTTGATCTGATGGGCTTAAGCCCAGGATCACCGGAGGATGAAGCAGGGATTAAGAAAGCAGCAGAGAACA TAAAGGCCATCATTGATCACGAGATAAAGAATGGTATCCCATCCAGTCGTATCATTCTTGGTGGCTTCTCTCAG GgtggagctctctctctctacaccGCTCTGACCTCTCAGCAGAAACTAGCGGCCGTAGTTGGACTTAGTTGTTGGCTTCCACTTCACAAGACTTTCCCACAG GCTGCAAGTGGGAGTGCAAACAAGGACACTCCCATTCTGCAGTGTCATGGCGAGATGGATCCCATGATCCCGGTGCAGTTTGGGGCCTTGACGGCAGAGAAGCTCAAGAACATCGTTTCTCCACAGAAGGTCACCTTCCGCACCTACCCGGGTCTCGTGCATAGCTCCTGTCCTCAG GAGATGTCTGCTGTGAAGGAATTCATTGAAAAGCAGTTGCCCCGAGTCTGA